ATCTGTGAAAACTGGAATACTCCCATAAGTGGGGACAGGATACTAACCCATGTTTAACTGGATTGTAATGGATGTAATCCAAATGCCTTGCTAGATCTATTTCATCACGAATAGTGTGTTCCCAGAACCGACGTTGCCAGACATTACTTTCTCGGTGTTTGCGTCGCGAAGCTGAAACATTTTGAGGTAATGACTTTTTACCCCGTAGCAATCTTGTAAACAGAACTTTTAACCGGGAGACTCGTTGCGAGTAATCTAAATCATCAGATGGTAACGTCCACAGGAAATGAATATGGTTGGGTAAAATGACTCCTGCAGTAATTTCAAAGGGTTTTTCAGTCCGTGTCTTGGCGACAGCAGTCCGCAAGCGAGAGATGTTTTCTGGCTCGGAAAATAGAGGTGTGCGGTAGTAAGTCACCAGAGTTAGGAAAACAGTTCCACCTGGGACATAGGAGCGACGATATTGGGACATATTGGGTAATATTAATAATTTTCGTGGGCATTGCCCTATCAGATTATTGTTATAAAGTATACTTTTTGAAGGGCAATGCCCACCCTACCTCTGTGCTCGTTTGGTAAAGCGTAATTCCCACACTACCAATCAAGCTCCTGTTTGGTCACACATTCCTCAAGAGGAGTACGCATTCCTTCAAGGAGATCCTCTCGCATTCCAGGTACTTGCAGTATGTACAACGTTTCTTGAATTGCGTTCCAGTCCTCAAGAGCAACAAGTACCGCTTGATTTTGATTACCAGTAATTATGACTGGTGTGTGAGATTGTGCACTTTCATTGATGACAGCATCAAGGTGCTGTTGTGCATCGTTA
This portion of the Brasilonema sennae CENA114 genome encodes:
- a CDS encoding REP-associated tyrosine transposase, with translation MSQYRRSYVPGGTVFLTLVTYYRTPLFSEPENISRLRTAVAKTRTEKPFEITAGVILPNHIHFLWTLPSDDLDYSQRVSRLKVLFTRLLRGKKSLPQNVSASRRKHRESNVWQRRFWEHTIRDEIDLARHLDYIHYNPVKHGLVSCPHLWEYSSFHRWVKKGGYQADWACSCCGKKPQVPNFAEMVFGE
- a CDS encoding type II toxin-antitoxin system Phd/YefM family antitoxin — protein: MDVIHVNDAQQHLDAVINESAQSHTPVIITGNQNQAVLVALEDWNAIQETLYILQVPGMREDLLEGMRTPLEECVTKQELDW